In one Agathobacter rectalis ATCC 33656 genomic region, the following are encoded:
- a CDS encoding beta-galactosidase small subunit, whose product MAYTDKLRVVYGDYTLGVHGEGFDYIFSYAQGGLESIVKNGYEWLYRCPKPTFWRALTDNDRGSKFHIKSGSWLSADMFIDCKGIQVIMDGKEQNPYAPDNNSYGGDVYADEIIVKYTYETITTPATTVLVSYSVDASGKIRVDVHYNGVQGLPEFPVFGMRFIMPTLADKYLYKGLSGETYPDRKAGAQEGVYEIGDLSLTQYLVPQECGMRMDTEWLEITRHTALDNSRTDSSSQTLRIEKNDEKFAFSCLPYTASEIENALHHEELPPARRTVLCIYGAVRGVGGIDSWGTDVEEDYRISAETDKDYSFTIC is encoded by the coding sequence ATGGCTTATACAGATAAATTAAGAGTGGTCTATGGTGACTATACATTAGGTGTACATGGTGAAGGCTTTGATTATATTTTCTCTTATGCACAGGGGGGACTGGAATCTATCGTTAAAAATGGATATGAGTGGCTGTATCGTTGCCCAAAGCCTACTTTCTGGAGAGCGTTGACAGATAATGACAGGGGAAGCAAGTTCCATATTAAAAGCGGAAGCTGGCTTTCGGCAGATATGTTTATTGACTGTAAGGGAATACAGGTGATCATGGATGGCAAGGAGCAAAACCCATATGCACCTGATAATAACAGCTATGGCGGTGATGTTTATGCTGATGAAATTATTGTAAAATATACATACGAGACCATAACAACTCCGGCGACAACTGTTCTTGTGAGCTATAGCGTTGATGCGTCCGGAAAGATTCGCGTGGATGTACATTATAATGGAGTACAGGGGCTCCCTGAATTTCCTGTATTTGGAATGAGATTTATTATGCCAACATTGGCTGACAAATATTTATATAAGGGACTCTCCGGGGAAACATATCCTGACAGAAAAGCAGGTGCACAAGAAGGCGTCTATGAGATAGGTGATCTGAGTCTTACACAATATCTTGTTCCGCAGGAATGTGGTATGAGAATGGATACAGAGTGGCTTGAAATTACAAGACATACGGCTCTTGATAACAGCAGGACAGATAGCTCGTCACAGACACTGCGCATTGAAAAGAATGATGAAAAATTTGCATTTTCTTGTCTGCCTTATACCGCATCTGAGATTGAAAACGCTCTTCACCATGAAGAACTGCCACCGGCAAGAAGAACTGTTTTATGCATATATGGCGCAGTAAGAGGTGTTGGAGGTATCGACAGCTGGGGAACTGATGTGGAAGAGGATTATCGTATCAGTGCGGAGACTGATAAGGATTATTCTTTTACAATCTGTTAG
- a CDS encoding glycoside hydrolase family 2 TIM barrel-domain containing protein, whose translation MNADMKWLDNPEVFKVNQLEPHSDHCYYLDYSDMKKEKNPLLQSLNGQWEFAYSKNVMERPVDFYKETFDASGFDKIMVPGHIELAGYDKIRYINTMYPWEGKEYHRGAYSMEATGAEEGMFSEAQYNPVGSYIKYFDLDKNMCGKRIHICFEGVEEAMYLWLNGQFIGYAEDSFTPSEFDLTPYVKEKGNVLAVQVHKMSTAAFLEDQDFFRFFGIFRNVTLKAIPDVHLENVWFKPVLNQDNESGSVSVSMKVSAPDSQNVTAGFILKDREENILVEKSLQLNKENNHLEGTICVDLESVRLWDNHNPYLYHAYVELKAEDGSLAEVIPYDIGFRRIEIIDKVVYLNGKRLVITGVNRHEWNARTGRCIGIEDMKADISCMLRNNINSVRTCHYPDQIPWYYMCDDAGIYVMAETNLESHGSFQKLGAIEPSCNVPGSIPQWRDAVLERAKNNFETFKNHTSILFWSLGNESYAGDDIEAMNVYFAEKKDGRLVHYESSYYNRAYEDTISDFETRMYAKPEDVEEYLNNSPKKPYILCEFMHDMGNSMGGLGSYMKLIDKYDMYHGGFIWDFIDQAIMVKDSVTGKDVLRYGGDFDDKPADYEFSANGIVFADRKEKPAMQEVRYYYGLYR comes from the coding sequence ATGAACGCTGATATGAAATGGCTTGATAATCCGGAAGTGTTTAAGGTAAATCAATTGGAACCACATAGTGATCATTGCTATTATCTGGATTATTCAGACATGAAAAAAGAAAAAAATCCATTATTACAGTCATTAAATGGTCAATGGGAGTTTGCTTACAGCAAAAATGTGATGGAAAGACCTGTTGATTTTTATAAGGAAACATTTGATGCATCCGGATTCGATAAAATTATGGTTCCCGGACATATTGAACTGGCTGGATATGATAAAATACGTTACATCAACACTATGTATCCGTGGGAAGGAAAAGAGTACCACAGAGGAGCATATAGTATGGAGGCAACCGGAGCAGAAGAAGGAATGTTCTCAGAAGCACAGTACAATCCGGTAGGCTCTTATATCAAATACTTTGATTTGGATAAGAACATGTGTGGAAAAAGAATACATATCTGCTTCGAAGGTGTAGAAGAGGCTATGTATCTGTGGCTTAATGGTCAGTTTATAGGTTATGCAGAGGACAGCTTCACACCTTCTGAGTTTGATCTGACACCATATGTTAAGGAAAAGGGAAATGTTCTTGCAGTGCAGGTACATAAGATGAGCACGGCGGCATTTTTAGAGGATCAGGACTTTTTCAGATTTTTTGGAATTTTCAGAAATGTTACTTTGAAGGCAATTCCGGATGTTCATCTGGAGAATGTATGGTTCAAACCTGTGTTAAATCAAGATAATGAAAGCGGAAGCGTATCTGTCAGCATGAAGGTATCTGCTCCTGACAGTCAGAATGTAACTGCTGGCTTTATTTTAAAAGACAGAGAAGAAAATATATTAGTTGAGAAGTCATTACAGTTAAATAAAGAAAACAACCATTTGGAAGGCACGATTTGTGTTGACTTGGAAAGTGTCAGGCTGTGGGACAATCATAATCCATATTTATATCATGCTTATGTTGAGCTTAAAGCAGAGGATGGTTCACTGGCCGAGGTAATTCCTTATGATATCGGTTTCAGAAGAATAGAGATTATAGATAAAGTAGTCTATTTGAATGGAAAACGTCTTGTTATCACGGGAGTAAACCGTCATGAGTGGAATGCAAGAACAGGAAGATGCATTGGTATAGAAGACATGAAGGCAGATATATCATGTATGTTAAGAAACAATATTAATTCTGTGCGTACCTGTCACTATCCTGACCAGATACCATGGTACTATATGTGCGACGATGCAGGTATTTATGTGATGGCAGAAACAAATCTGGAGAGCCATGGCTCATTCCAAAAACTAGGGGCAATCGAACCGTCATGCAATGTACCGGGATCTATTCCACAGTGGAGAGATGCAGTGCTTGAGCGTGCAAAAAACAATTTCGAAACTTTTAAAAACCATACATCTATCCTTTTCTGGTCATTAGGAAATGAATCCTATGCAGGAGACGACATTGAGGCAATGAACGTTTATTTTGCCGAAAAGAAGGATGGAAGATTAGTTCATTATGAAAGCTCTTATTATAATAGGGCATATGAGGATACTATTTCTGATTTTGAGACCAGAATGTATGCAAAACCGGAGGATGTAGAGGAATACTTGAATAACAGTCCGAAAAAACCGTATATTTTATGCGAATTCATGCATGATATGGGAAATTCAATGGGTGGACTTGGCTCTTATATGAAGCTGATTGACAAATACGATATGTATCATGGCGGATTTATATGGGATTTTATTGACCAGGCAATTATGGTAAAAGATTCCGTTACAGGAAAAGATGTTTTACGCTATGGCGGAGATTTTGATGATAAACCGGCAGACTATGAATTCTCAGCAAATGGAATTGTATTTGCTGACAGGAAAGAAAAACCGGCAATGCAGGAAGTGAGGTATTACTATGGCTTATACAGATAA
- a CDS encoding sensor histidine kinase, whose amino-acid sequence MKFFYKMFLGMTVILAVALGMIEYVTLSYSLEHAVKREQDSALSQHQMIKYSIETVILNMKSEDVDKELTDMMSQSAKSIVGDEGGMYLADDDGKRIYANSCNYEQKDIKVKDGTLTYSIVSKENTKDTGEKQSSRYIHVKSSFKLNDNRYILITESDITPVFDESKELRYRCSVYYIVILAVGMMVILILSWMITKPLAGLTATTKKFADGDYTARSDVKTKDEIGELAKAFNELAKNLESKVYELQMAAKKQEDFTANFAHELKTPMTSIIGYADTLYQKKLSEDEVHSAAGVILNEGMRLEALSFKLLELITLDKNDFRLEETRVSEIIADCVETAREAARKHNTEIVYSADEAWVWLEYDLFKTMLLNLIDNAVKSGGSKVEVSGRLISHSIYRIAVSDNGRGIPPEDIERITEAFYMVDKSRSRSEHGAGLGLALVSRIAKLHDTKIHYESESGKGTRVYFDMKAEALDEK is encoded by the coding sequence ATGAAATTTTTCTATAAAATGTTTCTTGGAATGACAGTGATACTGGCTGTTGCCCTTGGAATGATAGAATATGTGACTCTATCATATTCGCTGGAGCATGCAGTGAAAAGGGAGCAGGACAGTGCACTTTCACAGCATCAGATGATAAAATACTCGATTGAAACGGTAATCCTTAATATGAAGAGTGAGGATGTGGATAAGGAGCTTACAGATATGATGTCGCAGTCGGCAAAATCCATTGTTGGAGATGAAGGAGGAATGTATCTTGCTGATGATGATGGAAAAAGGATATATGCCAATTCATGTAATTATGAGCAAAAGGATATAAAGGTAAAGGATGGTACGCTTACATACAGTATAGTGTCAAAAGAGAATACTAAAGATACCGGTGAAAAGCAAAGCAGCAGATATATCCATGTCAAAAGCAGCTTTAAACTGAATGATAACAGGTATATTCTGATAACGGAAAGTGATATTACACCGGTTTTCGATGAGTCAAAGGAGCTTAGGTATAGATGCAGCGTGTACTACATTGTTATACTTGCTGTTGGTATGATGGTCATATTGATACTTTCTTGGATGATTACAAAGCCTCTTGCCGGATTAACAGCCACCACCAAAAAATTTGCAGATGGCGATTACACGGCAAGAAGTGATGTGAAGACAAAGGATGAAATAGGTGAGCTTGCAAAGGCTTTCAACGAGCTTGCGAAAAACCTTGAAAGCAAAGTTTATGAACTTCAGATGGCGGCAAAGAAGCAGGAGGATTTTACTGCAAACTTCGCACATGAGCTCAAAACCCCAATGACATCAATTATAGGATATGCCGATACCCTGTATCAGAAAAAACTGTCCGAGGATGAGGTGCACAGTGCTGCCGGAGTCATACTGAATGAGGGCATGAGGCTTGAAGCATTATCATTTAAGCTGCTGGAGCTTATCACTCTTGATAAAAATGATTTCAGGCTTGAAGAGACAAGAGTATCTGAGATTATAGCAGACTGTGTGGAAACCGCACGTGAAGCAGCAAGAAAGCATAATACAGAGATTGTGTACAGTGCGGATGAGGCATGGGTGTGGCTGGAATATGATCTGTTTAAGACCATGCTTCTTAATCTGATAGACAATGCAGTGAAATCAGGAGGCAGCAAGGTAGAGGTATCAGGCAGACTTATTTCGCACAGTATTTATCGTATTGCAGTTTCGGACAATGGAAGAGGAATACCGCCTGAGGATATAGAGCGCATTACAGAGGCTTTTTATATGGTTGACAAGTCACGATCAAGAAGTGAGCATGGAGCAGGGCTTGGGCTTGCACTTGTATCAAGGATTGCTAAGCTGCATGATACAAAAATCCATTATGAGAGTGAGTCAGGTAAAGGAACCAGGGTGTATTTTGACATGAAAGCGGAGGCATTGGATGAGAAGTAA
- a CDS encoding response regulator transcription factor, whose protein sequence is MTSILIVEDDNDINNLICNTLKAEGYQCERAFDGKEGADKIEQNRYDLLLLDIMLPEINGYELLDYVRRIGDTPVIIISAMGQVDERIRGLRMGADDYICKPFQIGELLARVETVLRRTQRMAERLEIEDVAIDPKSRTVIKAGEQVELTVKEFDLLYELMKNKNVALSRRRLYELVWQEEYTGETRTLDSHVQRLRKKLDWNEKIVTVFRIGYRLEVRG, encoded by the coding sequence ATGACCAGTATTCTCATAGTGGAAGATGACAACGACATAAATAATTTAATATGCAACACCCTGAAGGCAGAGGGATATCAATGCGAAAGAGCGTTTGATGGCAAGGAAGGGGCGGACAAAATTGAGCAGAACAGATATGATCTGCTGCTGCTTGATATTATGCTTCCTGAGATAAATGGTTATGAATTGCTTGACTATGTCAGGAGAATTGGGGATACTCCGGTCATAATAATATCTGCTATGGGACAGGTGGATGAAAGGATACGCGGGCTTCGTATGGGCGCGGATGATTACATATGCAAACCATTTCAGATAGGGGAGCTGCTTGCGAGAGTGGAAACCGTATTAAGGCGCACTCAGCGCATGGCAGAGCGTCTGGAAATAGAGGATGTAGCTATAGATCCTAAATCACGTACAGTGATAAAGGCAGGTGAGCAGGTAGAGCTCACAGTAAAGGAATTTGATCTGTTGTATGAGCTTATGAAGAATAAGAATGTTGCACTCAGCAGGCGCAGGCTTTATGAACTTGTATGGCAGGAGGAGTATACCGGGGAGACAAGGACACTGGACTCACATGTACAAAGACTGAGGAAAAAGCTTGACTGGAATGAAAAGATTGTCACAGTTTTCAGGATTGGCTATCGTCTGGAGGTTCGCGGATGA
- a CDS encoding C39 family peptidase, with protein sequence MTQNKCCRHGASLRRRRCRRRKILRFIIFSCSIIAVAVFVAVGIRMITSGDGRTNRYDVEAGNNTYDNAVIENSKISEKNKIQNNQSMLDDIMNSTQYPKQLKDLALKNEEALEFVFDYPAEHVKEHTIDLTEEASMDSVPLFVQWDKRWGYEKYSGNFFAASGCGPTTLSMVVVYLTHNREASPIAVAKYSKEAGYSVDGSGSSWTLISEGCMHYGVKAKAVALDESRMKAELDEGHPIVVNVGPGDFTDTGHFMVITGYDDEGFSINDPNSIEKSGKRWLFKNISSQIRAVWSMYV encoded by the coding sequence ATGACACAAAACAAATGTTGCAGACATGGGGCAAGTTTACGTCGAAGGAGATGCAGGCGCAGAAAGATACTGCGTTTTATCATATTTTCCTGTAGTATCATAGCTGTGGCTGTATTTGTGGCTGTTGGAATCCGTATGATAACATCCGGTGATGGCAGGACAAATAGATATGATGTTGAAGCCGGAAATAATACATATGATAATGCTGTTATAGAAAATAGCAAAATCTCTGAAAAGAATAAGATACAAAATAATCAGTCGATGCTTGATGATATAATGAACAGTACCCAATATCCAAAACAGCTAAAGGACCTTGCTTTGAAGAATGAAGAGGCACTTGAGTTTGTGTTTGATTATCCGGCGGAACATGTGAAGGAACACACAATTGATTTGACAGAAGAAGCGTCTATGGATAGTGTTCCGTTATTTGTGCAGTGGGATAAACGCTGGGGCTACGAAAAATATAGCGGCAATTTCTTTGCAGCAAGCGGATGCGGTCCCACTACACTTTCGATGGTAGTGGTTTATCTGACGCACAATAGGGAGGCATCACCTATTGCAGTAGCAAAGTATTCAAAGGAAGCCGGTTACAGTGTGGATGGATCGGGAAGTTCATGGACACTTATAAGTGAAGGCTGCATGCACTACGGCGTAAAAGCAAAGGCAGTGGCGCTGGATGAGAGCAGAATGAAAGCAGAGCTTGATGAAGGACATCCTATTGTGGTAAATGTAGGACCGGGAGATTTTACCGATACAGGGCATTTTATGGTTATAACAGGCTATGATGATGAAGGATTTTCAATAAATGATCCAAACAGCATTGAAAAAAGTGGCAAAAGGTGGTTATTCAAAAATATATCATCTCAGATTAGAGCTGTCTGGAGTATGTATGTGTGA
- a CDS encoding SdpI family protein has product MQDEENWNAAHSFSGRIWGTSGILCMLCTLHLIKSVSKEACIKAK; this is encoded by the coding sequence TTGCAGGATGAAGAAAACTGGAATGCAGCTCATAGCTTTAGTGGAAGGATATGGGGGACATCAGGTATTTTATGTATGCTATGCACATTACATTTGATAAAATCTGTGAGTAAAGAAGCTTGCATAAAAGCTAAGTAA
- a CDS encoding single-stranded DNA-binding protein yields the protein MNKVILMGRLARDPEVRYTQGEQAMAVARYTLAVDRRGKNQENSADFIQCVAFGKAGEFAERYLHKGTKIVLTGRIQTGSYTNKEGQRIYTTDVVAEDQEFAESKNAESGGTYSNQPAPAPQSGNDGFMPAGDDSELPFV from the coding sequence ATGAATAAAGTAATTTTGATGGGGCGTCTCGCACGCGATCCGGAAGTCAGATATACACAGGGAGAGCAGGCTATGGCAGTAGCGAGATACACCCTGGCGGTTGACAGAAGAGGGAAAAACCAGGAAAACTCAGCAGATTTCATCCAGTGCGTTGCGTTCGGCAAGGCGGGAGAGTTTGCTGAGAGATACCTGCATAAAGGAACAAAGATTGTGCTGACCGGCAGAATACAGACCGGAAGCTACACGAATAAAGAAGGCCAGCGTATATATACGACAGACGTTGTGGCAGAGGACCAGGAATTTGCCGAGAGCAAAAACGCCGAGAGCGGCGGTACATATAGCAACCAGCCTGCACCGGCACCACAGTCGGGGAATGATGGATTTATGCCTGCAGGAGACGACAGCGAGCTACCGTTTGTATAG
- a CDS encoding radical SAM protein, producing MDKYLSIITNFGCHGRCPYCIVRENGIKVPKSTIGGLDKLEDAIKMTGANIVSISGGGDPLYRYSDNPLVPMYLGMVMGICIKAGIPMEMHTSYTESEFPYHFCKRVVYHLQSVEDLENVVRRGAEIVRVVFVATEKLSREEINRISDFVRCSDQIDELSFRQMVNDRYETEYYNDDFLKAGHNKGLWHYIRQKDYNIYYAENRIYTKFSEIEADIQEER from the coding sequence ATGGATAAATATTTAAGCATAATAACAAACTTTGGGTGCCATGGAAGGTGCCCGTATTGCATAGTCCGAGAGAATGGAATCAAAGTTCCTAAATCCACGATAGGCGGCCTGGATAAACTAGAAGATGCAATTAAAATGACCGGAGCGAATATTGTGTCTATCTCCGGCGGCGGAGATCCGCTCTATCGGTACAGTGACAATCCGCTTGTACCGATGTATCTCGGTATGGTTATGGGTATCTGCATTAAAGCCGGTATTCCAATGGAAATGCACACGAGCTATACAGAGTCGGAGTTCCCGTACCATTTCTGCAAAAGAGTTGTGTATCATCTGCAATCCGTTGAAGATTTGGAGAATGTAGTGAGACGCGGAGCGGAAATAGTTAGGGTCGTGTTTGTAGCAACAGAGAAACTTTCAAGAGAAGAGATTAACAGAATTTCGGATTTTGTTCGTTGCTCAGATCAGATAGATGAACTCAGCTTCCGACAAATGGTAAACGATAGATACGAGACAGAATATTACAACGACGATTTTTTGAAAGCAGGGCACAACAAGGGACTGTGGCACTATATCAGACAGAAAGACTACAATATCTACTATGCAGAGAATAGGATTTATACGAAGTTTTCGGAGATTGAAGCCGACATCCAAGAGGAGAGGTGA